A segment of the Bactrocera neohumeralis isolate Rockhampton chromosome 3, APGP_CSIRO_Bneo_wtdbg2-racon-allhic-juicebox.fasta_v2, whole genome shotgun sequence genome:
GTCGCACTGGTTGCTGAAGCTGGGTTCAAAgcacaaatttcaaatatttcaacgcCACTGAAATTCGCATACTTCGTTTGGTTGatgtaaattcaattaaattgcttagtttagatttttttaagcGCTTAATCTACATATCTTACAATAACTTAGCAAATTAATACTATTAATAATTCTCGTTTGAGGCtgagttaaaaataatatatattaaaaaacgaCATTTTTTGAGTCCTCATGAAATTTTACGTTTTACGAAATTTTCTCGTCGCAACAAGATTCTAAACCCTATCTTAGCTCCAACTTAAACTTAAATGCTAAGTACATACTTGGACACATGTAACTTTACAATGTTATGTTGGCCGCTTTTAATTTCtcatagttttgttttttctgcAGACGTGTTTTCGCATGTAGGAAAAATGGTTGAATTGTGCGTTGGAAATCGTCGTTagtacaaaaatcaaatttacgcTGATAGGCCTctaaagagaaaaatataaatgaaattttatgagTAAATTGTACAACGACATAGTAAGTGCATTATATACAGGCGCTAAACACTAACCTTTCAATGCCTTCGTCACGCTCAATGTGCGTATAGCTAGCTTTTCTAGTGTGCCCGTCCAGCAGAAATGCTGCGCAACATGATCGCTCATTATGCGACGCCATGAGGTTTTCAGAAAACTAACAGGATTGTATATGTGTTGTGCGGTTAATTCCGTTAtctgcaaataaaatatataatatattagaaatataaaaaaataattatatttgaataacAGAAATTAAACTCACCAAATTTTGATATGCTTCTTCTGAGTTTTTAATCAATTCTTCAAACACTTTAAAATCTATCACAGATTGGAATGGTGTTTCAGGTAAGACTTTTTTATAGTTCGTATGCCGACTGCATTGACTTTCTTTGGAAGTTACGGCACTGCTTTgatcttgaagaaaaaataaataaataattaataaaaaaaaatattttattgtattatacaaaaaatataataataaaataaacttttacttcggttgcatcgaatCTTTAAACCCCTTCacaattagaaaataattttgaaaataaataaataaacaaaaaaaattaatatttaaataataaatagtattattttcaaataccttTGACAAACGGTGTTTGCTTTATAATCGCTTTGAGTTCAGCAATCactgaaaaatgcaaaaagtacGATTTaaggtaaataaaatatttatttaataaaatttgatagAAGCATTATAGTTACCTCTTTTGGCCTCATTGAGTACTGTTATTGGACTTGTAATAGTTTCAGCGAGACTctagataaaaataaagattataaaactcattaaaaattatgaactcTTTTATTGAGCTATGTAGTATGGCtattgttattaaataaaattatattattatttcctAAAATTAATGATgtgattatttgttgttgcaacactgCCATGTTGAAAcataatgcataaaaaaataatttaaataacaattgcattcatttttttttttttttgtttctccagatatcttttttaacttttaacccCAAGATAccgaatttaaaaaagtttaatcccagtttataattaaaaattaatcaaataattGTATTGCGTACGTCGTGTCCTACAATTACGGTTGACTTTTGACAATGAgagcatattttcaataaaataccaACACAATTAACtctttttgctttattttattattacgacgtatttttaagtaaataaaaatgtttactctTGTtaccaaaatacatatatgtatttgatacATATAATTCACAACTGAAATGTTATTgtctcacaaaaaaaattatgaaaggaatttttatttaacccaACATTGCTGAACACAGCCTGTCTATCAACGAATTTGTATAACCGTTGCATTTTATTGCATCTGGAAAGGAAAACTGGCAATTACAAGTAAAATAGTATGAAGCACTCATCCAACAGAAGTTCCGAGATCATTTcgagttttgtttgttttgaaaatattatggcGCTAAAACTGATGCATACTTTTGCGTTCGAGTAGACATTTCAAAGCTGGCAACTATTAATTTACATGCATCAAAACAATTgaagaatataaaatacaaaattcctTCTTACATGCGCTGCTGCATTGCTGGATATATCGTGCTTAAAAGGACCCAATTCTTCTTTTTTGACTATAGGTAGgcatatattttgtttagaCGCTTTTCTAACCAATGCTATTAGTTCATGCTGGTGCGTGAGTACTTTGTCGATTTTAGCAGTTAGCTCTGgttgtaaaaaaatgttacaatAATTTGTGCA
Coding sequences within it:
- the LOC126752924 gene encoding uncharacterized protein LOC126752924, translating into MDISQELNNSAELELENQQEQRVLHMDELTAKIDKVLTHQHELIALVRKASKQNICLPIVKKEELGPFKHDISSNAAAHLPALKCLLERKSMHQF